The following are encoded together in the Sulfurospirillum tamanense genome:
- a CDS encoding type II secretion system protein gives MRPAFTMIEMVFVIVILGILAAVAIPRLAATRTDAAITKGASQVSAIRSGIALQRSLRLMQGTVGYPPNLDDVNASYGTAGQNLFWRSGGNPENILENPILSSTGNTAAWLKTAQNTYTFRIDNTSIVTLTYTQGTGQFACTPAGELCNALTQ, from the coding sequence ATCCGACCCGCTTTTACCATGATTGAAATGGTCTTTGTTATTGTCATTCTTGGTATCCTCGCGGCGGTGGCCATCCCGCGTTTGGCGGCAACGCGCACGGACGCGGCCATTACCAAAGGGGCGAGTCAAGTCTCAGCCATTCGTAGCGGCATTGCCTTGCAGCGGTCATTGCGACTCATGCAAGGCACTGTTGGCTACCCGCCTAATTTGGATGATGTGAATGCCAGTTATGGCACAGCAGGCCAGAACCTCTTTTGGCGCAGTGGGGGAAACCCTGAAAACATCCTAGAAAACCCCATTCTCTCAAGCACGGGCAATACCGCCGCTTGGTTAAAAACAGCGCAAAACACTTACACTTTTCGCATTGACAACACCTCTATTGTGACACTCACTTACACCCAAGGCACGGGCCAATTTGCCTGCACCCCCGCAGGAGAGTTGTGCAACGCACTGACCCAGTGA